The Brumimicrobium sp. genomic interval CAGCAGGAAACCATCTTTTAAACATCTTTTTCTGACCAAAAGCTACTAGAATCATTGTCTTCCATCTTTCAGCTTTGTTGTCTGTTCTATCTAGTTTTTGTCCAAGCAGGATGTTACTTCTAATCTTCAACATGTTTAATGTAAAGAATGTAAATCCAGCTAATGCTAATATGATAAAAATAATACTTGAAATCATAATAATCTATTGTTTATTAGGAGTTGCGTTGAGTAAATCTCGTAATTTCTTCTCCTCATCTTTGGTTAAAGGAACACCTTTTGATTTTGTCCCAAAAACGGAGAAATGAATATATCTTTCAGGATGAACTTTAATGTCGTCCACTAAGTCTTGCAAGCGCTGAGCAGTACTGTTTAACTCATTGTAAAGTTGTTCATCCTTCAAAAGTTTTCCAAGTGTACCATTTCCTTCCGAGGCATCTTTTAGTGCTAGGTTAAGTCGTTGTAGAGTTTCAGTAGCGCTAGAAATCACACCTTTTAAGTCAGAAGTCATCAATGAGTCAGTGATAGCTTCGGCATTTCCGATAGTCCTTTTTAGAGAGGCATTTGTTTCTTTAAAATTGTAGGTAATATCTTCTACATTGTCAAAAATACGGCCTAGTTTGGCTTTTTCGGAAGTGATTAAATCGTCTAAGTTATAGGCTACATTTCCAAAACGAGCAATAGCAATTTTCACCTCGTTTAGTCCTTGGTTTAAGGTGTTGGCGGCTGATGTGTCCCAGAATACGGTAATAGAAGTAACGATATTGTCGATGGAAGTCATTAAGTCTTCCAATTTACGTTTTACAGGTAATAACTGTGTTTCTAACTGTTCGGTTAATTCTTGACTCACTGAACCATATATGGTGTCTCCTATATTTAGATAACCATGTTCTGCAATATAATTTTGCTGCAACTGAACTTCGGTATTTAAAATTCCGGGAACAATCGTAATATGGGAGCCACGCGCGATCTTCATTCCATCTTTTTGAATACTAAACTTGATTAAAACCCGTTTATTTGGATCAATAAATTTATTTGGATCAACTAAGTCAACAGAAATTACATTTCCAATTACCACCCCATTTAGTGTAACAGAGGAAGAAGGAGACAATGTTCCAGAAGAGGGAAAGAAGGCATAATACACATCATCCCCACCAAAGAAACTGTTACCTTTTAGGTAGTTTATTCCAAAAATCAATAGTACTGTAGCTAATACTACAGAAAGTCCGATTTTAAATTCGTTTGATACTTTCAAGATAATGTATTTTGCGCTAAAATAAGAGTTAAAATACAAAGTTTAGAAAAAAAAGTGGAAAATCTACTGTTTTGCCATTTTTATAGCTTTTGAGATATTGATTCTTTCACCGTTAACAAAACCAACAACGAAGGCATTTTCAAAGCCCTTAGATCTCATCTTATTTTTAAGTTCATTGGCTGACTCAAAGTCATTTTCAAAAATACCTGTAGTATATTTGTAGAGCCCATCTTGCTGATATTCAGATACGGTTACACCTTTAAATCGCTGGTCTGTTAGGGCAACTTTTACCTGAGAAGTGGCTATTTGTACTTTAAAATACACTTTATCTTTTTCTTCTTTTATGGGTATATTTACCGTATTTTGTTTGGTGTCGTCTTTTTCTAATTCTTTGATTGTATTTTCATATCCATGACCATTCTCAACTAGAGTTGTTACCCCGTCTATTTCGGCAACATATTCCTGAAATGCACGGAATATTGAGTTTGCCATCTTTACCTGATTAGCTGTATTATGTAGGTATGTTTCCTCTTCTGGGTTAGTTAAAAATCCAGTTTCAATTAAAATACTAGGCATAGTGGTTTTATACAATACAAGAAATCCTGCTTGTTTAACCCCTCGATCTTTTCTACCTTCTACTTTAAATTGAGCTTGCACTTTAGACGCTAGACTGATACTTTGGTTTAGAAATACACTTAGTTGCAATTGTCTCGCAATAATGGCGTCAGGAGATAAGTCAAAATCTTTGTATTTTTCTTTGCTATTATCTTCAAATTCTATTGTACTATTTTCACGTTCGGCAACTTTTTGCTGACTTTCTGTTCTGTGTAAACCTAAAACGTATGTTTCTGTTCCACTAGCTGCGGCACTTGCGGAGTTTGCGTGTATGGAGATAAAAACATCTGCTTTGTTATTAATCGCAATTTTAGCTCTTTGGTCTAATTCCACAAAAGTATCATCATGACGTGTGTAAATAACTTTGATATTTGGGTATTTCTTTTTAATGTATTCCCCTAATTTTAGCCCTATCGCTAATACAACATTTTTTTCATTGGTGATAGCACCGTGACAACCAGGGTCTTTTCCACCGTGACCGGGGTCAATGACAACAGTTTTAATTCCTTTAGAAAAAATCTCATCGCTATTGGTTTGAGTATATGAAATGTTAAACAAGCCTAAAATAGAGACAAATAAAAAGATACTTTTCACCATATTTATTCCAACAACCATGTATTTTTTTAGATTTGTAATCGTTAAAGTATATTGCATAGACAAAATTATAAGTTCCATTTGAGCAAAAAATATTCCATACTTTATTTTTTCGTCGTTGAATTGTTAATAATTCTGTCGTGTAACCCTATTTTTTCACAAGACACACTGGTTTCTATTAATCAAGATACTTTATCAAAGATTGATAAACCACGTATTTATGCAAATGATACTACTATGGAATCTATTGTAGTATATTCATGTAGAGATTCTATTGTAGCCAATCTGAAGACGAATAAAATTTCTATGTATGGAGAGGCAAAAGTTGAATATGAAGGTATCATTCTAACAGCAGATTTAATAGAAATGGATACCAAAACCAAAGAAGTATATGCTATCTATACATTGGATGAGAATGGCAATAGAGTTGGTATCCCTAAATTTGAAGAAGGCTCGGAATCATTTACAGCGGCAAGCATTCGCTATAATTTTGAAACAGAGAAGGGATATATCGAAGAGCTGAAATTACATCAGGATGAAATTTATTTGCACATGGAAATTGCAAAACGTCAAGCAAATGAGGAAGTACATTTTATTCGAGGTAAATTTACTACGTGTGATTTAGATGATCCGCATTATCATTTCCAGTTGAGTAAAGCTGTAATGGTTCCTAATAAACGAATTGCCACTGGTCCTATGAACTTATGGGTTAGAGGTATTCCAACACCAATAGGTTTACCCTTTAGTGTGATACCAACAGAAGATAAAGGGCAAAAGAGTGGACTTATTTTCCCAATGATTACTCCTATTTCTCAATTTGGATTTGGTTTTCAAGATTTAGGATATTATTTTCCTATGAAGAAATATGATTTTATTCAGACAACTTTTTATGGTAGTTTGTATTCAAGAGGAACCTTTGAGATTAGAAATCAAACAGATTATAAGAAAATCTATAAATTTTCTGGAGGTGTTAATTTAGGTTTTAGTTCATTTAGACAATCATTTCCTAACGATAAAGTTAGAAACAACAAAGTAGTAGTACAATGGGAACATAGGCAAGAAGCGAAGGCAAATCCTTATTGGAAATTTAATTCACGTGTGAATTTCCAATCAGATAATAGTGGAAAAACAACTTTGGATCCATTGAGCCAACAATATTACCAAAACAACTTTAATTCGGACATCAATTTGGTGCGAGTGTTTCCAGGGAAACCTGTTACGATTGGTTTAAAGATGGGGCTAAAGCAAAACTCTGCTTCTAAGAATATTGATGCAGATTTACCTACTTTAAATGTCAATGTAAATCGATTCTTTCCTTTTAAGGCATTGAGAAAGAATAAAATAGGTAAGGAAAGATTTTATGAAAAAATCGGGTTTACCTATGCGATGGAAGCAAAGAATCGTTCTTTATTTGCAGATTCTTTGCTAAATCAAAAGCGTTTTGATTTAATGGCACGTCAATTTCAGAATGGTATCCGACACAGTGCCGGTTTAAGTTATCCACTCCAATTGTTTAGGAAAATAGTTACGCTAAATACTACTGCTAACTATAACTTACGTATGAATTTCCAATCTACTAAGAAACGTTATGATACGGAAACCTCTAAAGTTGTGAATGATACTATTCGTGGTTTTGGGATGTCTCAAGATGTTTCTTTGCAAACAGAACTTTCTACCAATCTATATGCATATTATCAATTTGTTGGAAAAAATAAGGTTAGGATGCGTCATGTGATTACTCCTCGTGTTTCATTTAGATTTCAACCGGATATTAGCTCTTATATAACAGAAACGTTTGGTCCTGAGAATACAGAAATTCATTATTCGCCGTATGAAACTAGTTTGTATCGAGAGAGTTATGGACGCAAAGTTGGGCAAATCAATTATTCCTTAAATAATGTATTTGAACTTAAACATAAGAAGAATAAAAGGGACACTATTTCAGAAGATGATTACACTAAAACAAGAATAATCGACGCGCTTTCTATATCAGGGAATTATGATGTATTTAAGGATTCCATGAAACTATCGGATATTCACTTACAATTGCGAATAAGTCCACTTAGTGGATTAAGTATTGTTTCTGGGGCAACACTTTCACCTTATGCATGGAATAAAAATGGATATTCTTTCAATCGCTTAGCTTCACAGAATGGACAAGGAATAGGGCGTATTACAACTGCTAATATCTCTACAACATATACTTTTACCTCCAAAGCATCACAAGAAAAAATCAAGCGAAATGGTGAAATTATGGGTGATTATTGGGGAGCTGACTTCCAGTATTATGCAATGAATCCACATCAAATTATTGATTTTGATATTCCTTGGAAAATTAATTTTACGCATACTTATTTTATTAATCTTACACCGTCAAACCCTAAACGAAGATATTCCCAAAGCCAAAATATTATGTTGAGTGGGGATGTAAGTTTTACGCAACGATGGAAACTGGGATTTGAATCAAGTTACGATATTCAAAATAAGGGATTAACTCAAGCTAGATTGTCTCTGACGCGAGATATGCACTGTTGGCAATTGTCTTTCTACTGGACGCCAGTTGGTGGTCAGAAAAGTTTCTTAGTAAGATTTAATGCTACATCAAATTTATTCCAAAGCGCAAAGTTGGAATTAAGAAAACCACCAGAATTTTTATAAAATGACAACTAATTCATTTTTGTAAACGTATGAGTAAGTAATCAATAACTTAAAATATTACTTATGAAAAAAAATGTTTATGCATGTGGCTTATTTGTATTGGGTTTATTAGGGATGCAAGATTTGTATGCCCAACGTACTGTAGATTTGGAAATCGAAGTTATGAACCCCTTGGATGGAGGGATTGTATATTATAATACTCCTTTTTCATTTACCTATAAGGTGAAAAATTTATCTGGAGCTGATATTGAAGCAACGGACACTTTGAGATTCTATTTAACTTGGGATGGAAATCAAGTTTTGTTTATGGATGATAATGATCCTAATGGAGATCTTATTGATTATTCGCCAAAAGTTAATAATGTAATAGCTGCTGGAGATGAAATTACGCTTACTCATGTATTTGCGATTGGCAATCTAACGGAAGAACCTGATATGGAATCAGAATTTTGTTTGAAAATACTTCCTTCAAATTCCCAAAATCTAATTCAGGATACGTATTTACCTAACAATGAATTTTGTTATAGCATCCAAATCAAGAATCAAGAAGAAACTGGATTAGAAAAATTTGCATCTGAACATATCCGTATGTATCCAAATCCTGCTAGTACTCAATTACACCTCGATGTTGTTCCAGATGGAGATATTTTAATTTCCACTTTAGAAGGAAGAGTAGTACAATCCATGGCAGGGACCTCTGATATAGATGTTAGTCAAATGGAAAATGGAGTTTATCTTATTTCATTTAAGATAAAAGATAGAGCTATTTCACAGCGATTCATTATAAATAGATAGAATTATTAAAAAATATACCCCGAGCAACCAAGATTCTCGGGGTGACAATTGTGAGGGGAGACAATCGGTCAGTAAAGCTGACCGCCTTGCCTTTCTATGTATTGTCACCCCAACGGACGAAGGAGTTTCGGGGTCTAAGATGATATCAATATTTTATTCTAAATGTACAACGGGTTTTATTTAACCCCATATATCTTACCACTATTTTTAATTTCTATAAAATCCTCTTGTTTGAGCGTGGTTTGTTTGTTTTTTTGAATTTTAACACCTTTCCATTTAGAGTTTAAAACCTGCTCATTTGTTAATATTCCACCATCTAATATCAATTTACCACCTTCTTCTATGTAAATTCCCGCTTCAGGAATAAATCGAATAGTATTTTTAATAGTTAGGGTAGCACCTGCTTGGATTCGAATGTTATTAAAGGTTTTGAAATCAAAGTCCCATATCTCTTCTTTAGTGATTTCAATAAAATTAGATGAATTAAAATTATATGCTATAGCATATTTCCCAATAGATTTCAGCATGAGAGCACGGTGCATACGCTGTACTTGTTTGGGCGAGAAATACCGTGCATCTTTAGTTCCTCCCATGATATTGTTTAAGCAAGGTTTGATGGTGTCGGCATAATCGCAATCCCAGCCGGTATCAAATGGACAAATTACGTTTTCCCCTCTACCAAAAATATCATCTAAATAATCTGGTTTAGTTTGGTCACAGGCATTAAAATTCAAAGAATATATGTGATACAAATCTAAGTTATGAGCTAATTCATGCGCAATATGCTGTGCCTTTGCCCAAGTGGCATCAGGTCCATTAAAATGAATCTCTTGTTCTTTGTTAAAGGTAACCACAAAATGGTCTCTACCCTCTTTAAATTCAGGAAAGACAGCATAACCTGAAGGTCTTGGATTTGCCCCAGTCACGTGTATTTTGAGAAATGAAATACCTTTGGGGTATAAACTATCTGCTATTTGATTTAGTTTTTCACCTTCTCTAGCATTAATATTTTGCCCTAGCTTCCAACATGCTGAATTTTTCGTAAAATAAACCTTATTAAGTTGAAAATGGATTTTTGTTGTTTCGTAATCTACCACTCCGGGCACTTTTCGGGAAGGAGCTTCGATTTGGTTGTAAAAACGCTCTACATATTCTATAATCTTCTTCCAATCAGCTCTATTTGTAGAGTCATTTATATAGTTTCCTGTCCCATCGTCTTTCTGCCAAATATGAATATCTAGTGGAATAAGAACTTCATTTCTGATATCATAAGTCTCTTTATAGAAATCGTACCTACCATAGTAATCTTCAAAGAGTGATGAGGAAGGCTTATTTTCTTTTTTGATTTCTGCTTCAAATGAAAAATCATATAGGTTATAATTAATGGAAGTGTAGTTGCTTATTGTACTACAACCTGTTAGAATGATTATACTGATATAGAATATGTATTTTTTCATTTCGAGAACAAATTTACAAAATGAGGATCAAACAAAAAAGCATTGACTTATGCCAATGCTTTTACTGTAGTGACCCTGGAGGGATTCATGACAAGGAAATCAATACGAAACTAACTGAACCCACTAAATGCGATAAACTCAATATTTACAAATGAATTTATGAGGTTTGATATTTATATCCCTTTACTTCTATTTATTTTCATTTGCTATTTTGATACATTTTTGATACATTCTTATTATATTTGTATCAATTCTAAATATTCAAATTATGGCAAGGGTAAATTTTCAATATCGTTCTAATAAAAAAATTGCATTTATTGAAGTTAGATTTTCATATCATGATGAAGCTGGAAAAAGAAAGCATTTAGGAACACGAGCACAATATGAGATAGAAAAAGAATACTTTGATAAGTGGAAGAAGAACGGGGATTTTTCAGATATAGATAAATCAAACAAACTAACAGATATTAAGAGAGAAGTTAGTGGATTATATTCTAATCTTAGAGGTTATATCTTAAATGCGTACAAAAATGAATCTGGAGCGATTGATAAGGACTGGCTAAAGAATGTAGTAGATGAATATTACAATCCGAAAGAAGAAACTGAACTTCCAACAAAACTACTTCCATACTTTGATTATTTTCTATCATTGAAAGAAAGGGAGGTAAAAACTGGAACATTACGAAAGTGGAAAGTAGTAAGAAATAAAATTGCACGTTTTGAAAAGGACAAAAGAAAGAAGTATTTTATCAAAGATGTAAATTCTAATTTTTTGAAATCGTTCCAAGAATGGAGCATAAAAAATGAATATGAAAATTCAACTACAAACCGTAATTTTAGAGATATAAAAGCCGTATGCACACACGCACGCACACGAGGGGTTGAAGTAAGCAATGAAATAGATTATCTTTCATCTAATCTAAAGAAAGAAAAGAAGTTTATTATCACATTATCCATTGATGAACTGGAGCGAATCCACCGCCTGAATGGTTTACCTAATTATTTAGATAATGCAAAAGACTGGCTACTAATATCATGCTATACAGGGCAAAGAATAAGCGATTTTATGCGTTTCAATACTGATATGATACGAACAGAGCAAGGACGTAAATTCATTGATATAACGCAAGAGAAAACAGGAAAAAACGTATCTATTCCACTACTTCCAATTGTTCAAAAAACATTAGATAAAAGAAACGAAAAATTCCCCCATGCAATATCACACGTGAAATATAATGAATACATAAAAGAAGTATGTAAATTGGCTAAAATAGATGAGGTTATCGAGG includes:
- a CDS encoding M43 family zinc metalloprotease is translated as MKKYIFYISIIILTGCSTISNYTSINYNLYDFSFEAEIKKENKPSSSLFEDYYGRYDFYKETYDIRNEVLIPLDIHIWQKDDGTGNYINDSTNRADWKKIIEYVERFYNQIEAPSRKVPGVVDYETTKIHFQLNKVYFTKNSACWKLGQNINAREGEKLNQIADSLYPKGISFLKIHVTGANPRPSGYAVFPEFKEGRDHFVVTFNKEQEIHFNGPDATWAKAQHIAHELAHNLDLYHIYSLNFNACDQTKPDYLDDIFGRGENVICPFDTGWDCDYADTIKPCLNNIMGGTKDARYFSPKQVQRMHRALMLKSIGKYAIAYNFNSSNFIEITKEEIWDFDFKTFNNIRIQAGATLTIKNTIRFIPEAGIYIEEGGKLILDGGILTNEQVLNSKWKGVKIQKNKQTTLKQEDFIEIKNSGKIYGVK
- a CDS encoding MlaD family protein, which gives rise to MKVSNEFKIGLSVVLATVLLIFGINYLKGNSFFGGDDVYYAFFPSSGTLSPSSSVTLNGVVIGNVISVDLVDPNKFIDPNKRVLIKFSIQKDGMKIARGSHITIVPGILNTEVQLQQNYIAEHGYLNIGDTIYGSVSQELTEQLETQLLPVKRKLEDLMTSIDNIVTSITVFWDTSAANTLNQGLNEVKIAIARFGNVAYNLDDLITSEKAKLGRIFDNVEDITYNFKETNASLKRTIGNAEAITDSLMTSDLKGVISSATETLQRLNLALKDASEGNGTLGKLLKDEQLYNELNSTAQRLQDLVDDIKVHPERYIHFSVFGTKSKGVPLTKDEEKKLRDLLNATPNKQ
- a CDS encoding N-acetylmuramoyl-L-alanine amidase, which codes for MELIILSMQYTLTITNLKKYMVVGINMVKSIFLFVSILGLFNISYTQTNSDEIFSKGIKTVVIDPGHGGKDPGCHGAITNEKNVVLAIGLKLGEYIKKKYPNIKVIYTRHDDTFVELDQRAKIAINNKADVFISIHANSASAAASGTETYVLGLHRTESQQKVAERENSTIEFEDNSKEKYKDFDLSPDAIIARQLQLSVFLNQSISLASKVQAQFKVEGRKDRGVKQAGFLVLYKTTMPSILIETGFLTNPEEETYLHNTANQVKMANSIFRAFQEYVAEIDGVTTLVENGHGYENTIKELEKDDTKQNTVNIPIKEEKDKVYFKVQIATSQVKVALTDQRFKGVTVSEYQQDGLYKYTTGIFENDFESANELKNKMRSKGFENAFVVGFVNGERINISKAIKMAKQ
- a CDS encoding site-specific integrase; the encoded protein is MARVNFQYRSNKKIAFIEVRFSYHDEAGKRKHLGTRAQYEIEKEYFDKWKKNGDFSDIDKSNKLTDIKREVSGLYSNLRGYILNAYKNESGAIDKDWLKNVVDEYYNPKEETELPTKLLPYFDYFLSLKEREVKTGTLRKWKVVRNKIARFEKDKRKKYFIKDVNSNFLKSFQEWSIKNEYENSTTNRNFRDIKAVCTHARTRGVEVSNEIDYLSSNLKKEKKFIITLSIDELERIHRLNGLPNYLDNAKDWLLISCYTGQRISDFMRFNTDMIRTEQGRKFIDITQEKTGKNVSIPLLPIVQKTLDKRNEKFPHAISHVKYNEYIKEVCKLAKIDEVIEGKKEIKTDKGNRRKEIGFYPKYELITSHTGRRSFATNFYGKLPTSFLKDITAHSTESMLLNYIGKTSKDTAIESYDILMKSINSK
- a CDS encoding T9SS type A sorting domain-containing protein, giving the protein MKKNVYACGLFVLGLLGMQDLYAQRTVDLEIEVMNPLDGGIVYYNTPFSFTYKVKNLSGADIEATDTLRFYLTWDGNQVLFMDDNDPNGDLIDYSPKVNNVIAAGDEITLTHVFAIGNLTEEPDMESEFCLKILPSNSQNLIQDTYLPNNEFCYSIQIKNQEETGLEKFASEHIRMYPNPASTQLHLDVVPDGDILISTLEGRVVQSMAGTSDIDVSQMENGVYLISFKIKDRAISQRFIINR